A window from Mycobacterium saskatchewanense encodes these proteins:
- a CDS encoding RDD family protein: protein MTVVVEEPQTTAVSESPPNPLAPWRLRAGAISVDVLPGAAVVATMALVALSLPQHPVWWWVCVAIGGLAILLMLLNRLLLPTVTGWSLGRALFGVAVTRRDGSAPTPWALLLRDLAHLLDTASVVGWLWPLWDSRGRTFADMLLRTEVRRADGPGPNVRPWVLGVLATATSLCLGGAAVGGVVVYAQDRASQQTTAEIAVQGPKIVAQMLTYDPKSLAGDFARARSLATDKYRGQLAAQQEIVQKGHPVINEYWPVNSAVLDAAPDRATMLLFLQGRRGAAPDERYITATVRVVFAKGGDNRWRVDDLAVLTKPKPPGSGK, encoded by the coding sequence GTGACCGTGGTGGTCGAGGAGCCTCAGACCACCGCCGTCAGCGAGTCACCACCGAACCCGTTGGCTCCGTGGCGTCTTCGCGCCGGCGCCATCAGTGTGGACGTGCTGCCCGGCGCGGCGGTGGTCGCCACGATGGCGTTGGTCGCGTTGAGTCTGCCGCAGCATCCCGTTTGGTGGTGGGTGTGTGTCGCGATCGGTGGGCTGGCCATCCTGCTGATGCTGCTCAACAGGCTGCTGCTGCCGACGGTCACCGGGTGGAGCCTCGGGCGGGCCCTGTTCGGCGTCGCGGTGACCCGGCGTGACGGATCGGCCCCCACGCCGTGGGCGCTGTTGCTCCGCGACCTGGCCCACCTGCTCGATACCGCGTCGGTGGTGGGATGGCTTTGGCCACTGTGGGATTCGCGCGGTCGGACCTTCGCCGACATGCTGTTGCGGACCGAGGTGCGGCGCGCCGACGGGCCGGGGCCCAATGTGCGGCCCTGGGTGCTGGGCGTCCTGGCGACGGCGACGTCGTTGTGCCTCGGCGGCGCCGCGGTGGGCGGCGTGGTGGTATACGCGCAGGATCGGGCCTCCCAACAGACTACGGCGGAGATCGCCGTTCAGGGGCCGAAGATCGTCGCCCAGATGTTGACGTACGACCCGAAGTCGTTGGCCGGCGACTTCGCCCGCGCCCGGTCGCTGGCCACCGACAAGTACCGCGGCCAGCTGGCGGCGCAGCAGGAGATCGTGCAAAAAGGCCACCCGGTCATCAACGAGTACTGGCCGGTCAACAGCGCGGTCCTGGACGCGGCCCCGGATCGGGCGACGATGCTGCTGTTTCTACAGGGCCGGCGGGGTGCTGCGCCCGACGAACGGTACATCACCGCCACCGTCCGG